The following proteins are encoded in a genomic region of Sphaeramia orbicularis chromosome 2, fSphaOr1.1, whole genome shotgun sequence:
- the LOC115432532 gene encoding gastrula zinc finger protein XlCGF17.1-like has protein sequence MDSSEESHGKVQKLTSPEVQDPQSPAKIKAKTHVCDQCGKAFTIAGNLRIHQCIHTGEKPYSCSHCPKAFTSAGNLRRHCFTHTGEKPFICDQCGKGFTTTDHLRIHHRVHTGEKPYSCDQCGKAFTAASHLRLHQRIHTGEKRYSCEQCGKTFINAHLLRIHQRIHTGEKPYSCDQCGKAFTNVGDFKRHQRVHTGERPYGCNQCGKAFTDASDLRRHQRIHNQEKPYTCNQCGKVFTQVGSLRRHQRIHTGEKPYMCDQCGKAFARVFELRTHQRIHTGEKPYTCDQCGKAFRSSSTLRVHHLSHTREMVIPCELCGKIFWSYSNLWNHKRTHMRDKSYECELCEESFTSMAQRAEHECACEGDEQASCVKSENSFQDCVFKHSNITRE, from the coding sequence AGTCATGGTAAAGTTCAGAAACTGACAAGCCCTGAGGTTCAAGATCCACAGAGTCCAGCAAAGATAAAAGCGAAGACACAtgtctgtgaccagtgtgggaaggcttttACTATTGCAGGCAACCTAAGGATTCATCaatgcatccacactggagagaaaccataCAGTTGCAGCCACTGTCCAAAGGCTTTCACCAGTGCCGGAAACCTCAGAAGACACTGTTTcacccacactggagagaaaccattCATTTGTGACCAGTGTGGTAAGGGCTTCACCACCACAGACCACCTGAGAATACACCACCGAGTCCATACGGGGGAGAAACCATAcagctgtgaccagtgtgggaaagcATTCACTGCAGCTAGCCACCTGAGATTACATCAACGCATACACACTGGAGAGAAGCGGTACAGCTGTGAGCAGTGTGGAAAGACATTTATCAATGCACATCTCTTGAGGATACACcaacgcattcacactggagagaaaccataTTCATGTGATCAATGCGGGAAGGCTTTTACCAATGTCGGCGATTTCAAAAGACATCAGCGTGTTCACACCGGAGAGAGACCGTATGGGTGTAACCAGTGTGGAAAGGCCTTTACTGATGCAAGCGATCTCAGACGACATCAGCGCATCCACAATCAGGAGAAACCATACACCTGTAACCAGTGTGGGAAGGTTTTCACTCAAGTGGGTAGCCTCAGAAGAcatcaacgcatccacactggagagaaaccataCATGTGTGATCAATGCGGAAAGGCTTTCGCTAGAGTGTTTGAACTCAGAACACACCAGcgcattcacactggagagaaaccgtACACCTGcgaccagtgtgggaaggctttcagATCTTCATCGACTTTACGTGTTCACCACTTAAGTCACACCAGGGAAATGGTTATCCCGTGTGAGCTGTGCGGGAAGATATTTTGGTCATACTCTAACTTGTGGAATCATAAGCGCACTCACATGAGGGATAAATCCTACGAGTGTGAACTTTGTGAAGAGTCGTTCACCTCAATGGCTCAGCGTGCAGAACATGAATGTGCCTGTGAAGGAGACGAACAGGCCAGCTGTGTAAAAAGTGAGAACAGTTTCCAAGATTGTGTGTTCAAACATAGCAATATTACAAGAGAATAA
- the LOC115431930 gene encoding protein NLRC3-like yields MDQCEDTEEEAPPWKTTDRPPTGPGPGPGRDSSGSSWRSDKELGLTFKCVQSTDGCPSAGQRICPDPGSLSMKSHRSMSPPLLFKESDQQQPGPGPRPGLDSGSVLSCVSCKSHQSRDPPFTFNKEPVTQTSEKRRDQRPGSEPGPHPGPSCVSFKSDWSMEKPLNFSAKIVEQQSSEVPTGLQDQTQLDSIFKLLEENICTFVKNELKKFQQVLSTDYPECLESPSDEDEEQRRSSEAFLKITLNFLRRLKQEELAERLHRRSRSGVQHELKRNLQQKFECVFEGIAKAGNPKTLLNQIYTELYITEGGATEVSQEHEVRQMETASRNPHRPPTTITCEDIFKRPPDRHEPIRTVLTKGVAGIGKTVLTQKFSLDWAEDKANQDIHFIFPFTFRELNVLKQKKFSLVELIHYFFDEIKEAGIWISEDLQVVFILDGLDECRPPLDFNNTQILTDVTKSTSVDVLLMNLIRGNLLRSARLWITTRPAAANQIPAQCVHRVTEVRGFTDPQKEEYFRKRFTDEEQSNTIISHIKTTRSVHIMCYIPVFCWITANVLEDMLKTTEGGELPKTLTEMYIHFLVVQAKLKNIKYDDGAQTNPFWNKNTRKMIESLGKLAFEQLKKGNLIFYEKDLTECGIDISSASVYSGVFTQVFKEERGLYQDQRFCFIHLSVQEFVAALHVHQTFINTGVNLLSEDQSPSWWSESTGTKFYQTAVDQALQSPNGHLDLFLRFLLGLSLPTNQSLLQDLMEQTGSSSETKKKTVEYIKKKINENLSVEKSINLFHCLNELEDRSLVDQIQLYLNSGILSVMGLSPAQWSALVFMLLSSDKDLDEFDLNKYSPSEEALLRLMPVVKASNKALLSVSNMSHRSCEGLSSVLRSQSSSLRHLYLSNNHLEDSGLKILSDGLRSPDCKLETLSFSACFQSERSSEGLSSVIRSQFCSLIHLDLSNNDLKDSGLKILSDGLRSPDCKLETLRLSGCLITEEGCSSLVSALQSNPSHLRLLDLSYNHPGASGQELCALVEDPHWTLDTVRLEPSGVRWLRPGLRKYFCELSLDPNTVNRNLKLSENNKKVEHVDEVQSYPDHQDRFEYCPQLLCSTGLTGRCYWEVQWSGKVHISVSYRRIRRKGRGTDPVFGWNNHSWCLVSSNDCYSVCHNYKYTPSSSSSSSGTVSVYVDCPAGSVSFYRVSSDKLIHLHTFNTIFTEPLFVGFGFFSSGSSVSLCDM; encoded by the exons atggatcagtgtgaggacaCAGAGGAGGAAGCCCCTCCATGGAAGACCACCGACAGACCCcccacaggaccaggaccaggacctggacgaGACTCTTCCGGATCCAGTTGGAGGTCTGATAAGGAACTCGGGTTGACATTTAAATGTGTTCAGTCCACAGATGGGTGTCCGTCTGCGGGTCAGAG GATCTGTCCTGATCCTGGGTCTTTGTCCATGAAGAGTCATCGGTCTatgtctcctcctcttcttttcaaAGAGTCTGATCAACAACA acctggacctggacctagacctggtTTGGATTCTGGTTCTGTACTGAGCTGTGTGTCCTGCAAAAGCCACCAGTCCAGGGATCCACCATTTACCTTTAATAAAGAACCAGTGACCCAAACTTCTGAGAAGAGGAGAGACCAGAG ACCTGGATCAGAACCTGGACCTCaccctggacccagctgtgtgtccttTAAAAGTGACTGGTCGATGGAGAAACCGCTGAATTTTTCTGCAAAGAT agtggagcagcagagctcagaggttcccactggtctacaggatcagactcagctggactccatatttaag ctgctggaggagaacatctgcacttttgtcaagaacgaactgaagaagttccagcaggttctgagtacagattacccagaatgcttagagagtccgagtgatgaggatgaagagcagaggaggagctccgaggcttttctgaagatcacactgaacttcctgaggaggctgaagcaggaggagctggctgagcgtctgcaccgca GAAGTCGGTCTGGAGTTCAGCATGaactgaaacgtaacctgcagcagaagtttgagtgtgtgtttgagggcatcgctaaagcaggaaaccccaaaaccctcctgaaccagatctacacagagctctacatcacagagggaggggctacagaggtcagccaggaacatgaggtcagacagatggaaacagcatccaggaacccacacagaccaccaacaaccatcacatgtgaagacatctttaaaagaCCACCTGACAGACAtgaaccaatcagaacagtgctgacaaagggcgtggccggcatcgggaaaacagtcttaacacagaagttcagtctggactgggctgaagacaaagccaaccaggacatccacttcatatttccattcaccttcagagagctgaatgtgctgaaacagaagaagttcagttTGGTGGAACTCATTCATTACTTCTTTGATGAAAtaaaagaagcaggaatctggatctctgaagacctccaggtggtgttcatcttagatggtctggatgagtgtcgacctcctctggacttcaacaacactcagatcctgactgatgttacaaagtccacctcagtggatgtgctgctgatgaacctcatcagggggaacctgcttcgctctgctcgcctctggataaccacacgacctgcagcagccaatcagatccctgctcagtgtgttcatagggtgacagaggtcagagggttcactgacccccagaaggaggagtacttcaggaagaggttcacagatgaagaacagagcaacacaatcatctcccacatcaagacgacacgaagcgtccacatcatgtgttacatcccagtcttctgctggatcactgctaatGTTCTGGAGGACATGTTGAAGACCACAGAGGGAGgagaactgcccaagaccctgactgagatgtacatccacttcctggtggttcaggccaaactcaAGAACATCAAGTATGATGATGGAGCTCAGACAAATCCATTCTGGAATAAAAACACCAGGAAGATGAtcgagtctctgggaaaactggcctttgagcagctgaagaaaggaaacctgatcttctatgaaaaagacctgacagagtgtggcatcgatatcagctcagcctcagtgtactcaggagtgttcacacaggtctttaaagaggagagaggactgtaccaggaccagaggttctgcttcatccatctgagtgtccaggagtttgtggctgctcttcatgtccatcagaccttcatcaacactggagtcaatctgctgtcagaagacCAAAGCCCATCCTGGTGGTCCGAATCTACAGGAACAAagttctaccagaccgctgtggaccaggccttacagagtccaaatggacacctggacctgttcctgcgcttcctcctgggtctatcactgccgaccaatcagagtctcctacaaGATCTGATGGAACAGACAGGAAGTAGCTcagagacaaagaagaagacagttgagtacatcaagaagaagatcaaTGAGAATCTGTCTGTAGagaaaagcatcaacctgttccactgtctgaatgaactggaggatcgatctctggtggatcagatccaactgTACCTGAATTCAGGAATACTCTCCGTAATGGgtctgtctcctgctcagtggtcagctctggtcttcatgttactgtcatcagataaagatctggatgagtttgacctgaacaaatactctCCTTCAGAAGAGGCTCTTTTAAGGCTGatgccagtggtcaaagcctccaacaaagctct ACTGAGTGTCTCTAACATGTCACacagaagctgtgaaggtctgtcctcagttctcagatcccagtcctctaGTCTGAGACATCTATATCTGAGTAACAACCACCTggaggattcaggactgaagatcctgtcagatggactaaggagtccagactgtaaactggagactctcag TTTTAGTGCCTGTTTCCAGTCAGAGAGAAGCtctgaaggtctgtcctcagtcatCAGATCCCAGTTCTGTAGTCTGATTCATCTGGACCTCAGCAATAATGatctgaaggattcaggactgaagatcctgtcagatggactaaggagtccagactgtaaactggagactctcag actgtcaggatgtctgatcacagaggaaggatgttcttctctggtctcagccctacagtccaatccgtcccatctcagactgctagacctgagctacaaccatccaggagcctcaggacaggagctgtgtgctctagtggaggatccacactggacactggacactgtcag gttggagcccagtggagtccgatggttgagaccaggtctgaggaagt atttctgtgaactcagcctggatccaaacacagtgaacagaaacctcaaactgtctgaaaacaacaagaaggtggagcATGTGGAtgaggttcagtcatatcctgatcatcaggacagatttgagtacTGTCCTCAGCTgctgtgttcaactggtctgactggtcgctgttactgggaggtccagtggagtggaaaGGTTCATATATCAGTGTCTTACAGaagaatcagaaggaaaggaagaGGTACAGATCCTGTGTTTGGATGGAACAATCACTCCTGGTGTCTGGTGTCTTCTAATGATTGTTACTCTGTTTGCCataattacaaatacacac cctcctcctcttcctcctcctctggtacagtctcagtgtatgtggactgtcctgctggatctgtgtccttctacagagtctcctctgacaaactgatccacctccacaccttcaacaccatattcactgaaccactgtttgttgGGTTTGGATTCTTCAGTTCAGGCTCCTCAGTGTCATTGTGTGACATGTAG
- the LOC115432735 gene encoding ras-related protein ralB-A-like: MASGKNKNQTSLVLHKVIMVGSGGVGKSALTLQFMYDEFVEDYEPTKADSYRKKVVLDGEDVQIDILDTAGQEDYAAIRDNYFRSGEGFLLVFSITEHEAFTATSEFREQILRVKEEEAIPLLLVGNKSDLEERRQVSGDEAAAKASEWGVQYVETSAKTRANVDKVFFDLMREVRKKKMSESKDKNGPSGKNKKKRCCIL; encoded by the exons ATGGCCTCCGGTAAAAACAAGAACCAGACGTCGCTGGTGTTACACAAAGTGATCATGGTGGGAAGCGGCGGCGTGGGGAAGTCCGCGCTCACGCTGCAGTTCATGTACGATGAG TTTGTGGAGGACTACGAGCCCACCAAGGCCGACAGCTACAGGAAGAAGGTGGTCCTGGATGGCGAGGACGTCCAGATCGACATCCTGGACACGGCGGGTCAGGAGGACTACGCCGCCATCCGAGACAACTACTTCAGGAGCGGCGAAGGCTTCCTGTTGGTCTTCTCCATCACTGAGCATGAGGCGTTCACGGCCACGTCCGAGTTCAG GGAGCAGATCCTgcgggtgaaggaggaggaggccaTCCCTCTGCTGCTGGTGGGAAATAAGTCGGACCTGGAGGAACGGCGGCAGGTTTCGGGCGATGAAGCCGCGGCAAAGGCCAGCGAATGGGGCGTCCAGTACGTGGAGACGTCGGCCAAGACCAGAGCCAATGTCGACAAG GTTTTCTTTGACCTCATGAGAGAAGTTCGGAAGAAGAAAATGTCagaaagcaaagacaaaaacggACCGAGCGGCAAAAACAAGAAGAAACGCTGCTGCATCCTTTAA
- the LOC115432761 gene encoding fas apoptotic inhibitory molecule 1-like, with translation MLGGDVVAVWDVDLSDGVYRIEFAHGTTTGKRIVYVNGKEVIRKDWMFKLVGRETFMVGRCQTKASINIEAVGGFAYEYSLNVDGKSLQKFVDDRAKSTNTWVVNVDGQDFRIVLEKDTMDVWCNGQKMDATGEFVDDGTETHFTIGEHDCCIKVGTGTGTGKKKKNGIVHCLLLDGQKIPASTQ, from the exons ATGCTCGGTGGAGACGTGGTGGCGGTCTGGGACGTGGATCTGAGCGATGGCGTCTACAGGATCGAATTCGCTCATGGGACGACAACGGGAAAGCGGATCGTTTATGTGAATGGAAAg GAAGTCATCAGGAAAGACTGGATGTTCAAACTGGTTGGGAGGGAGACGTTTATGGTTGGACGTTGTCAAACTAAAGCGTCCATCAACATCGAGGCGGTCGGAGGATTCGCCTACGAATACTCACTAAATGTGGACGGGAAGAGTCTGCAGAAGTTCGTCGATGACCGAGCCAAGTCCACCAACACCTGGGTGGTCAACGTGGACGGACAGGACTTCAGGATTGTCCTCG AAAAAGACACGATGGACGTCTGGTGTAACGGACAGAAAATGGACGCGACG GGGGAGTTTGTGGACGATGGCACCGAGACGCACTTTACCATTGGAGAACATGACTGTTGTATCAAGGtggggaccgggaccgggaccgggaagaagaagaagaacggcATCGTCCACTGTTTAC